CCTGGTTACGGCTACGCGGGTCGAGGCCGGTCGTCGGCTCGTCGAGGAAGAGCAGATCGGGTGTGTTGAGGATGCTGGCGGCGATGTCGATGCGCCGCCGCATCCCACCCGAATACTTCTTCACCTGGCGGTCGCTCGCCTCGGTCAGACCGAACGCGGCGAGCAGGGCCGCCGCGCGCTCCCGGGCGGCCGGCTTGCGCAGGCCGAGCAGTCGGGCGAGGAGCACCAGGTTCTCCGTGCCGGTCAGGTCCTCGTCGACGGAGGCGTACTGGCCGGTGAGGCTGACCCGCGAACGGACCTTGTCGGCATCGGTGACCACGTCGTGCCCGAAGACCCGTGCCGAGCCGCCGTCGGGGCGCAGCAACGTCGCGAGCACCCGGACGGCGGTGGTCTTGCCCGCCCCGTTCGGGCCGAGCAGACCGTAGACGGTGCCGGCGGGCACCTGTAGGTCGATTCCGGCCAGCGCCTGGGTCTCCCCGAACGAGCGGGTGAGCCCCTCGGCCTCGATGGCCAGGCCGGTGGTGCGTCTACTCATGATTCGTACCTCTCGTGTTGGACGTGTTCAGGAGACGACGGGTCAGGAGACGACGGGTCAGGAGACATAGGGCCGGGCCGCCCGGCCGCCGCGCAGGGCCAGGCCCCACCAGCGGAGCTGGTCGAGCAGGACGCTGGCGTCGCGGCGCAGCTCGTCGGTGCACTGCGGTGTCGGCTCGCCCGCGAGCAGGTCGATCCCGACGACGTCGCGCACGGTCATCGCGTGCAGTGCGGTGAAGACCGTGCGCAGGTGGTCGACCGCGTGCCGGCCGGTGGACCGGCAGCCGTACGACACGAAGCCGACCGGTTTGGCCTGCCACTCGTCATACGCGTAGTCGATGGCCTGTTTCAAGGGTGCCGGGAAGCTGTGGTTGTACTCGGGGGTGATCACGACGAACGCCTCCGCCTGATCCACCTCGCGGACGAACGCCCGGATGGGCGCGGTCGGCTCGGCGGGGTAACTGGCCGGAAAGTCGTACTCGCCCAGGTCAACGACCGTCACCACCAGGTCGTCGTGCGACGTGGCCTGGTCGACGAACCAGCGGGCGATCCGATCGCCGGCCCGCCCCTCCCGGGTGCTGCCGATGATCACGGCGATCCGCAACGGTGTCATCGCCACCCCCTCCCATCCTTCAGGCGCGAGATGGCGGCCGGAGCCCGCTAGATCCGATCTAGCGGGGGCGTTTCGGGAGCGCGATGTCGGTGGGGTCGGCTTGACTGAGGTCGACGAACAGGGGAGTGGGATGGCTCAGGTACGCATCGAACCGTGGCACGAGGACGACCTTGATCTGCTGCGGCAGCTCAAGTCACCGGACACGCGCAAGCACACCGGCGGTCCGGAAACCGATGCGCAGGTGATTGCCCGGCACGACCGGTACGTGCACTTCGCCGACGCTGGGCAGGGCTGCATGTTCACGCTGGTGCTGCCAGACGGCGCACGGGCGGGCAGCGTCGGCTACTGGGCCCGCGAGTGGCGCGAGCAACCGGTGTACGAGATGGGCTGGGCGGTGCTGCCCGCGTACCGGGGACATGGGCTGGCCAGCGCGGCGGTGCGTGCGGTCGTCGACGTGGCCCGCGCCCGGCGGGACCGGCGCTACGCCCACGCCTACCCCTCGGTCGACAATCCCGCGTCGAACGCGGTCTGCCGTAAGGCCGGTTTCACGCTGCTCGGCGAGACGGGTTTCGAATACCCGCCGGGTCAGATGATGCGTGCCAACGACTGGCAGCTCGACCTGACCGCCCCGCCGACCGAGGGTTGAGGTCGACGGGGCGGCTGCTGGCAGGTCACCAGGTGGTGTCGAGGCGGTGCCGCTGCTCGGCGGTCAACTCCAGGTCCACCGCTGCCAGGCTCTCCTCCAGTTGTGCCACCGAGGAGGCGCCCACCAGCGGGATCGACGGCAGTTCGCCGCCCAGCAACCAGGCGAGCACCACCTGGTTGACGGTCGCACCGGTCTCCGCGGCCACCTCCCGCAACGCGGCCAGCCGGCGCGGCACGCTCGGCAGGTCGTACTCGGCGCCCAGCGGCTTGTCCGCCCGGGTGAGCGCCCCCTTCAGCAGCGGTGAGTACGCCACCAGGGTCAACTCCGGCTCGGCACGCAGGTAGCTGAGCAGATCGGGGCCGGCCGAGCCCGGGTCGCCATCCGGATCCAGCTGGTTGGCCATGTCGGACCGGCGGGCCAGGTAGCTGTGGTGGTACTGGAGCACCTCGTACCCCGGCAGGCCGGCGGCGGCGGCCAGCGCACGAGCGCGCTCGACCCGCCAGGCCCGGTGGTTGCTCGCGCCCAGCAGACCCACCGTGCCCTCGCCGACCAGCTCGGCGAAACCCGCCACGGTCTCCTGCAGCGGCACCGTGCGGTCCTCGATGTGCGCGTAGAGCAGGTCCAGCCGCTCCACACCGAGCCGTTCCCGGCTGCGCTCCGCGGACTCGCGGATCACCTTGACGGACAGGCCTTCGGCGTTGTCCAGGTAGCTGGTCCCCGGGGCCAGTGGCCGGGCCCCCAGCTTGGTGGCGATGACGATCTCGGCGCCGACACCGCGGCTGCGCCGCCACCGGCCGAGCAACTCCTCACTCTGCCCACCCTGCCCGCCGTCCACCCAGAACGCATAGTTGTCCGACGTGTCGATGAACGTGCCGCCGGCCTCGACGTACCGGTCGAGGATCGCGTACGAGGTGGCCTCGTCGGTGGCGCTGCCGAAGAGCATCGCGCCGAGGCTGAGCACGCTGACCTCGCGCCGGGTCGCCGGGTCGGTGCCGATCGTGCGGTACCGCATGGGAACTCCTCTCGTGCGCCCTACCGGTGGGCGCACCTGTCACCCTGCAAGCTGGAGCGCACTCGAGGTCAAGCGCTCATTCACCAGGGCAGCACGCCGTACCCGCCGCCGGTGTCCATCTGGAAGCCCCAGAGCAACCCGCTCGGCCCGTCGGCGGGGAGTGTCGCCAGATGCACGCTAACTTCGGCGCCCTGCTCGGCGGTGCGGAAGCCGCTGTTGCCGTTGAAATCGGTGGCGCAGTAGCCCGGGTTCGCCGCGTTCACCTTGATCGGCGTGTCCCGCAACTCCTTGGCGTACATCGCGGTGAGCATGTTCAGCGCTGCCTTCGACGACGGGTACGGCACGGAGGTCAACTCGAACAGCGCGCCGGCCGGGTCGGTCATCACCGCGATCGAGCCGACCTCGCTGGAGACGTTGACGATCCGGGCCGCGGGTGCCCGGCGCAGCAGCGGCAGCAGCGCGTTGGTCACCGTCACCACCCCGAACACGTTCGTCTCGAACACCCCGCGCAGCGTCGCCATGGTCGTCTCGCTGGGCAGTCCCCGCGTACCGTCGCCGAGGAAGATGCCGGCGTTGTTGACCAGCACGTCCAACCGGCCGTACTCCGTCTCCACCAGCTTCGCGGCGGCTGCCACCGATTCGGCGTCGGTCACGTCGAGTGGCACGAACCGGGCGTCCGCGCCGCCGTCGCGCAGCTCGCGTTCCGCTGCCCGGCCCCGATCGGCGTCCCGCGCGCCGATCAGCACGGTCATCCCGAGCCCGCCGAGCTGTCGGGCGGTGGCGAAACCGATTCCCTTGTTGGCCCCGGTGATCAGGGCGGTCGTGTTCGTCATGCCGTCGAGCCTGTCCCGGTGGATGTCGTCTGGGGAGAGACGGGCCGAGGCTGGGATCAGCGGTACCAGCCTCGTCGACCCGGCCCGAGGCATGCTGGGGGCATGACGAGCAGCGGCCTGCGGCGTGACGAACTGGCGGCGTTCCTGCGCACCCGCCGCGCCCGGTTGCGGCCCGCCGAGGTCGGCCTCCCCGACGGGGTACGCCGGCGCACGCCCGGCCTGCGTCGACAGGAGGTCGCCCAGCTCGCCGGCATGTCGATCGACTACTACATCCGGCTGGAGCAGGGCCGCGGGCCGCACCCGTCCCGGCAGGTGCTCGCCGCGATGGCCCGGGCGCTGCTGCTCAGCCGGGACGAGCGCGAGTACCTGTTTCGGATCGCCGGGGAGCATCCGCCACCGACCGGCGGGCCGAGCCGGGAGGTGAGCCCCGGCCTGCGGCACCTGCTCGACGCGATGACCGAAGCTCCGGCGTACCTCGTCGACGCCGCGTACCACGTGTTGGCCTGGAACCACCTGGCCACGTACTTCGTGGGGGATCTCGCGGCCGTGCCGGACGCGGACCGCAACATGATCCGCTGGACGTTTCGGCAGCCGGCGACCAGCGGCCACTGGACCGACGCCGAGGTGCTTCGATT
The nucleotide sequence above comes from Micromonospora luteifusca. Encoded proteins:
- a CDS encoding ATP-binding cassette domain-containing protein, which gives rise to MSRRTTGLAIEAEGLTRSFGETQALAGIDLQVPAGTVYGLLGPNGAGKTTAVRVLATLLRPDGGSARVFGHDVVTDADKVRSRVSLTGQYASVDEDLTGTENLVLLARLLGLRKPAARERAAALLAAFGLTEASDRQVKKYSGGMRRRIDIAASILNTPDLLFLDEPTTGLDPRSRNQVWEIIRAVVSHGTTVLLTTQYLDEADQLAGRIAVVDHGRVIAEGTPGELKSSVGSGTVHLRLRDPGQRPEAEKVLREALDVPVQLAADPVALTARVGEAGTDLDASAQAARALGDLARAGILVDDFSLGQPSLDEVFLALTDHPAVPADERDDKLEAAR
- a CDS encoding NADPH-dependent FMN reductase, with amino-acid sequence MTPLRIAVIIGSTREGRAGDRIARWFVDQATSHDDLVVTVVDLGEYDFPASYPAEPTAPIRAFVREVDQAEAFVVITPEYNHSFPAPLKQAIDYAYDEWQAKPVGFVSYGCRSTGRHAVDHLRTVFTALHAMTVRDVVGIDLLAGEPTPQCTDELRRDASVLLDQLRWWGLALRGGRAARPYVS
- a CDS encoding GNAT family N-acetyltransferase, producing MAQVRIEPWHEDDLDLLRQLKSPDTRKHTGGPETDAQVIARHDRYVHFADAGQGCMFTLVLPDGARAGSVGYWAREWREQPVYEMGWAVLPAYRGHGLASAAVRAVVDVARARRDRRYAHAYPSVDNPASNAVCRKAGFTLLGETGFEYPPGQMMRANDWQLDLTAPPTEG
- a CDS encoding aldo/keto reductase, whose protein sequence is MRYRTIGTDPATRREVSVLSLGAMLFGSATDEATSYAILDRYVEAGGTFIDTSDNYAFWVDGGQGGQSEELLGRWRRSRGVGAEIVIATKLGARPLAPGTSYLDNAEGLSVKVIRESAERSRERLGVERLDLLYAHIEDRTVPLQETVAGFAELVGEGTVGLLGASNHRAWRVERARALAAAAGLPGYEVLQYHHSYLARRSDMANQLDPDGDPGSAGPDLLSYLRAEPELTLVAYSPLLKGALTRADKPLGAEYDLPSVPRRLAALREVAAETGATVNQVVLAWLLGGELPSIPLVGASSVAQLEESLAAVDLELTAEQRHRLDTTW
- a CDS encoding SDR family oxidoreductase; amino-acid sequence: MTNTTALITGANKGIGFATARQLGGLGMTVLIGARDADRGRAAERELRDGGADARFVPLDVTDAESVAAAAKLVETEYGRLDVLVNNAGIFLGDGTRGLPSETTMATLRGVFETNVFGVVTVTNALLPLLRRAPAARIVNVSSEVGSIAVMTDPAGALFELTSVPYPSSKAALNMLTAMYAKELRDTPIKVNAANPGYCATDFNGNSGFRTAEQGAEVSVHLATLPADGPSGLLWGFQMDTGGGYGVLPW
- a CDS encoding helix-turn-helix transcriptional regulator, which produces MTSSGLRRDELAAFLRTRRARLRPAEVGLPDGVRRRTPGLRRQEVAQLAGMSIDYYIRLEQGRGPHPSRQVLAAMARALLLSRDEREYLFRIAGEHPPPTGGPSREVSPGLRHLLDAMTEAPAYLVDAAYHVLAWNHLATYFVGDLAAVPDADRNMIRWTFRQPATSGHWTDAEVLRFVRSTVADLRAAYGRYPTDPAIRELVTELLGTSPRFARLWAEHDVEERRPIVKRVPHPELGSLEFECRVLHVPETDQRMIVYVPEPGSPTQAVFRRLAERVAP